A genomic region of Desulfomonilaceae bacterium contains the following coding sequences:
- a CDS encoding nucleotidyltransferase domain-containing protein, translating into MHSEIEKVLDEVKRRIVPKFHPQRIILFGSYAEGRPGPDSDLDLLIVMEVEGSTRQKANEIDMLLADRSVPMDVIVLTPEQYERQKNIAGSIARQVEREGKVIYEHAA; encoded by the coding sequence ATGCATAGTGAAATTGAAAAGGTTCTCGATGAGGTAAAACGCCGTATAGTTCCCAAATTCCACCCTCAACGTATCATCCTCTTTGGGTCGTACGCCGAAGGGCGCCCCGGACCGGACAGTGATCTAGATCTGCTGATCGTAATGGAAGTCGAAGGCTCAACACGACAGAAAGCTAACGAAATAGATATGCTGCTGGCGGACCGAAGCGTCCCCATGGACGTAATCGTGCTCACCCCGGAACAATACGAACGGCAGAAAAACATTGCCGGGTCAATTGCCCGACAGGTCGAACGGGAGGGAAAGGTCATCTATGAGCACGCGGCCTGA